A genome region from Neisseria meningitidis includes the following:
- a CDS encoding DUF2628 domain-containing protein — protein sequence MKPYKIYTHPALPPQAVKQGWSWPGLLFGTLWACFKRMWGLGLGLTGAIFVLAVFAQLVYGDTPATDSAFNVLGLAVSVWFGAKGNSLYARHLLSRGYTELPETVEAANPQAALAQYFGRGGR from the coding sequence ATGAAACCATACAAAATCTACACCCATCCCGCCCTGCCGCCCCAAGCCGTCAAACAAGGCTGGTCATGGCCGGGGCTCTTGTTCGGCACGCTGTGGGCGTGTTTCAAAAGAATGTGGGGTTTGGGGCTGGGGCTGACGGGCGCGATATTCGTGCTGGCTGTGTTTGCCCAACTGGTTTACGGCGACACGCCCGCCACAGACTCGGCGTTTAACGTATTGGGCTTGGCGGTTTCCGTCTGGTTCGGCGCAAAGGGCAACAGCCTTTATGCACGCCACCTTTTATCGCGCGGCTATACCGAATTGCCCGAAACGGTTGAGGCAGCCAATCCCCAAGCCGCATTGGCGCAATATTTCGGGCGCGGGGGCCGATAA
- a CDS encoding acyl-CoA dehydrogenase family protein, translating into MNAQTLIANVAEFVKTKLKPIVDDIDRKGYYPEAFMRELGAIGGFGAVGTEAEGGNGLGLATQIAVLREIGKECGATSFSAWCQAACAWYLHQTPNRAVKDKYLADILQGKVLAGTGMSNTVKHLADIEKHNLQAERVEGGYTVNGALPWVSNIGEDHIWANTAQIGGGYVMFITGGQWEGVSLQNCPEFCALEGTRTFSLNFKDVFIPDEDIIAAPEQFADYIQSIKAGFILLQIGIGAGVIDGSLGIIRLANVVNAEVNRYLDDGYDSLKTRLDGAWAETERLAGLAWSGTPDNLTTLKLREAAAVLTLAAAQSAALHSGAKGYLMRSPAQRRVREAMFVAIVTPAIKHLRKEIAAIEAAK; encoded by the coding sequence ATGAACGCCCAAACCCTGATTGCCAACGTTGCCGAATTCGTCAAAACCAAGCTCAAACCCATAGTGGACGACATCGACCGCAAAGGATACTACCCCGAAGCATTTATGCGCGAACTCGGCGCAATCGGTGGATTCGGCGCAGTCGGTACAGAAGCCGAAGGCGGCAACGGCTTGGGTTTGGCAACGCAAATCGCCGTATTGCGCGAAATCGGCAAAGAATGCGGCGCAACCTCTTTCAGTGCGTGGTGTCAGGCGGCTTGCGCGTGGTATCTGCACCAAACGCCCAACCGGGCCGTCAAAGACAAATACCTTGCCGACATCCTGCAAGGCAAAGTATTGGCGGGTACGGGCATGTCCAATACCGTCAAACACCTTGCCGACATCGAAAAACACAACCTCCAAGCCGAGCGCGTGGAGGGCGGCTACACAGTCAACGGCGCGCTGCCGTGGGTGTCCAACATCGGCGAAGACCACATTTGGGCGAATACCGCCCAAATCGGCGGCGGCTACGTCATGTTCATCACAGGCGGACAATGGGAAGGCGTAAGCCTGCAAAACTGCCCCGAATTTTGCGCCCTCGAAGGCACGCGCACCTTCAGCCTGAACTTCAAAGACGTATTTATCCCCGACGAAGACATCATCGCCGCGCCCGAACAGTTTGCCGACTACATCCAAAGCATCAAAGCAGGCTTTATCCTCCTGCAAATCGGCATCGGCGCGGGCGTGATAGACGGCAGCCTCGGCATCATCCGCCTCGCCAACGTCGTCAACGCCGAAGTCAACCGCTATCTCGACGACGGCTACGACAGCCTCAAAACAAGGCTGGACGGCGCGTGGGCAGAAACCGAACGGCTCGCCGGATTGGCTTGGAGCGGCACGCCCGACAACCTTACCACCCTCAAGCTGCGCGAAGCCGCCGCCGTACTGACACTTGCCGCCGCCCAATCCGCCGCCCTGCATTCCGGCGCAAAAGGCTACCTGATGCGGAGTCCCGCCCAAAGGCGCGTCCGCGAAGCAATGTTTGTCGCCATCGTAACTCCCGCGATCAAACACCTCCGCAAAGAAATAGCGGCAATCGAAGCCGCAAAATAA
- a CDS encoding rubredoxin produces MAQYMCGPCGWIYDEEHGDPEHGIAPGTKFEDIPDDWKCPECGVGKEDFYLLDFVI; encoded by the coding sequence ATGGCGCAATATATGTGCGGCCCCTGCGGCTGGATTTACGATGAAGAACACGGCGACCCCGAACACGGCATCGCCCCCGGGACAAAGTTTGAAGACATCCCCGACGACTGGAAATGCCCCGAATGCGGCGTGGGCAAAGAAGATTTCTACCTGTTGGATTTCGTGATATAG
- a CDS encoding ESPR-type extended signal peptide-containing protein, whose product MNKIYRIIWNSALNAWVAVSELTRNHTKRASATVKTAVLATLLFATVQANATDEDEEEELESVQRSVVGSIQASMEGSGELETISLSMTNDSKEFVDPYIVVTLKAGDNLKIKQNTNENTNASSFTYSLKKDLTGLINVETEKLSFGANGKKVNIISDTKGLNFAKETAGTNGDTTVHLNGIGSTLTDTLAGSSASHVDAGNQSTHYTRAASIKDVLNAGWNIKGVKTGSTTGQSENVDFVRTYDTVEFLSADTKTTTVNVESKDNGKRTEVKIGAKTSVIKEKDGKLVTGKGKGENGSSTDEGEGLVTAKEVIDAVNKAGWRMKTTTANGQTGQADKFETVTSGTNVTFASGKGTTATVSKDDQGNITVMYDVNVGDALNVNQLQNSGWNLDSKAVAGSSGKVISGNVSPSKGKMDETVNINAGNNIEISRNGKNIDIATSMAPQFSSVSLGAGADAPTLSVDDEGALNVGSKDANKPVRITNVAPGVKEGDVTNVAQLKGVAQNLNNRIDNVDGNARAGIAQAIATAGLVQAYLPGKSMMAIGGGTYRGEAGYAIGYSSISDGGNWIIKGTASGNSRGHFGASASVGYQW is encoded by the coding sequence ATGAACAAAATATACCGCATCATTTGGAATAGTGCCCTCAATGCCTGGGTCGCCGTATCCGAGCTCACACGCAACCACACCAAACGCGCCTCCGCAACCGTGAAGACCGCCGTATTGGCGACACTGTTGTTTGCAACGGTTCAGGCGAATGCTACCGATGAAGATGAAGAAGAAGAGTTAGAATCCGTACAACGCTCTGTCGTAGGGAGCATTCAAGCCAGTATGGAAGGCAGCGGCGAATTGGAAACGATATCATTATCAATGACTAACGACAGCAAGGAATTTGTAGACCCATACATAGTAGTTACCCTCAAAGCCGGCGACAACCTGAAAATCAAACAAAACACCAATGAAAACACCAATGCCAGTAGCTTCACCTACTCGCTGAAAAAAGACCTCACAGGCCTGATCAATGTTGAAACTGAAAAATTATCGTTTGGCGCAAACGGCAAGAAAGTCAACATCATAAGCGACACCAAAGGCTTGAATTTCGCGAAAGAAACGGCTGGGACGAACGGCGACACCACGGTTCATCTGAACGGTATCGGTTCGACTTTGACCGATACGCTTGCGGGTTCTTCTGCTTCTCACGTTGATGCGGGTAACCAAAGTACACATTACACTCGTGCAGCAAGTATTAAGGATGTGTTGAATGCGGGTTGGAATATTAAGGGTGTTAAAACTGGCTCAACAACTGGTCAATCAGAAAATGTCGATTTCGTCCGCACTTACGACACAGTCGAGTTCTTGAGCGCAGATACGAAAACAACGACTGTTAATGTGGAAAGCAAAGACAACGGCAAGAGAACCGAAGTTAAAATCGGTGCGAAGACTTCTGTTATTAAAGAAAAAGACGGTAAGTTGGTTACTGGTAAAGGCAAAGGCGAGAATGGTTCTTCTACAGACGAAGGCGAAGGCTTAGTGACTGCAAAAGAAGTGATTGATGCAGTAAACAAGGCTGGTTGGAGAATGAAAACAACAACCGCTAATGGTCAAACAGGTCAAGCTGACAAGTTTGAAACCGTTACATCAGGCACAAATGTAACCTTTGCTAGTGGTAAAGGTACAACTGCGACTGTAAGTAAAGATGATCAAGGCAACATCACTGTTATGTATGATGTAAATGTCGGCGATGCCCTAAACGTCAATCAGCTGCAAAACAGCGGTTGGAATTTGGATTCCAAAGCGGTTGCAGGTTCTTCGGGCAAAGTCATCAGCGGCAATGTTTCGCCGAGCAAGGGAAAGATGGATGAAACCGTCAACATTAATGCCGGCAACAACATCGAGATTAGCCGCAACGGTAAAAATATCGACATCGCCACTTCGATGGCGCCGCAGTTTTCCAGCGTTTCGCTCGGCGCGGGGGCAGATGCGCCCACTTTAAGCGTGGATGACGAGGGCGCGTTGAATGTCGGCAGCAAGGATGCCAACAAACCCGTCCGCATTACCAATGTCGCCCCGGGCGTTAAAGAGGGGGATGTTACAAACGTCGCACAACTTAAAGGCGTGGCGCAAAACTTGAACAACCGCATCGACAATGTGGACGGCAACGCGCGTGCGGGCATCGCCCAAGCGATTGCAACCGCAGGTCTGGTTCAGGCGTATCTGCCCGGCAAGAGTATGATGGCGATCGGCGGCGGCACTTATCGCGGCGAAGCCGGTTACGCCATCGGCTACTCCAGTATTTCCGACGGCGGAAATTGGATTATCAAAGGCACGGCTTCCGGCAATTCGCGCGGCCATTTCGGTGCTTCCGCATCTGTCGGTTATCAGTGGTAA
- a CDS encoding IS5 family transposase: MSTFFQQTAQAMIAKHIDRFPLLKLDQVIDWQPIEQYLNRQKTRYLRDHRGRPAYPLLSMFKAVLLGQWHSLSDPELEHSLITRIDFNLFCRFDELSIPDYSTLCRYRNWLAQDDTLSELLELINRQLTEKGLKVEKASAAVIDATIIQTAGSKQRQAIEVDEEGQISGQTTPSKDSDARWIKKNGLYKLGYKQHTRTDAEGYIEKLHITPANAHECKHLSPLLEGLPKGTTVYADKGYDSAENRQHLKEHRLQDGIMRKACRNRPLSEAQTKRNRYLSKTRYVVEQSFGTLHRKFRYARAAYFGLIKVSAQSHLKAMCLNLLKAANRLSAPAAA, from the coding sequence ATGAGCACCTTCTTTCAACAAACCGCACAAGCCATGATTGCCAAACACATCGACCGTTTCCCGCTATTGAAGTTGGATCAAGTGATTGATTGGCAGCCGATCGAACAATACCTGAACCGTCAAAAAACCCGTTACCTTCGAGACCACCGCGGCCGTCCCGCCTATCCGCTGCTGTCCATGTTCAAAGCCGTCCTGCTCGGACAATGGCACAGCCTCTCCGATCCCGAACTCGAACACAGCCTCATCACCCGCATCGACTTCAACCTGTTTTGCCGCTTTGACGAACTGAGCATCCCCGATTACAGCACCTTATGCCGTTACCGCAACTGGCTGGCGCAAGACGACACCCTGTCCGAACTGTTGGAACTGATTAACCGCCAACTGACCGAAAAAGGCTTAAAAGTAGAGAAAGCATCCGCCGCCGTCATTGACGCCACCATTATTCAGACCGCCGGCAGCAAACAGCGTCAGGCCATAGAAGTTGACGAAGAAGGACAAATCAGCGGCCAAACCACACCGAGTAAGGACAGCGATGCCCGTTGGATCAAGAAAAACGGCCTCTACAAACTCGGTTACAAACAACATACCCGTACCGATGCAGAAGGCTATATCGAGAAACTGCACATCACCCCCGCCAATGCCCATGAGTGCAAACACCTGTCGCCGTTGTTGGAAGGTCTGCCCAAAGGTACGACCGTCTATGCCGACAAAGGCTATGACAGTGCGGAAAACCGGCAACATCTGAAAGAACATCGGCTGCAGGACGGCATTATGCGCAAAGCCTGCCGCAACCGTCCGCTGTCGGAAGCGCAAACCAAACGCAACCGATATTTGTCGAAGACCCGTTATGTGGTCGAACAAAGCTTCGGTACGCTGCACCGTAAATTCCGCTATGCGCGGGCAGCCTATTTCGGGCTGATTAAAGTGAGTGCGCAAAGCCACCTGAAGGCGATGTGTTTGAACCTGTTGAAAGCCGCCAACAGGTTAAGTGCGCCCGCTGCCGCCTAA
- a CDS encoding DUF1804 family protein, which translates to MAHPQEIREKLRRLYVSGEQTLETAALMCEIPQTTARAWKRADKEKGDDWDKMRAAYTLAGGGIEDLSRAMLAGFMVQYNSTMTMLQDSSTEDLPPSDRAKLLASLADAFTKTVSANARVMPETSKLATALELIEFLMAFVQEKHPKHLPAFVEVLEPFGVEVEKKFG; encoded by the coding sequence ATGGCTCACCCGCAAGAAATCCGTGAAAAGTTACGTCGGCTCTATGTGAGCGGCGAGCAAACTTTGGAAACGGCGGCCTTGATGTGCGAAATCCCGCAGACCACTGCGCGTGCGTGGAAACGTGCGGATAAGGAAAAAGGCGACGACTGGGATAAGATGCGCGCCGCCTACACTTTGGCCGGCGGCGGTATTGAGGACTTGAGCCGTGCGATGTTGGCCGGTTTTATGGTGCAGTACAACAGCACGATGACGATGCTGCAGGATTCGAGTACCGAAGATTTGCCCCCGTCCGACCGCGCCAAGCTGTTGGCCAGCCTGGCCGATGCGTTTACGAAAACCGTATCCGCCAATGCGCGTGTGATGCCGGAAACGTCAAAACTGGCGACGGCTTTGGAATTGATTGAGTTCTTGATGGCGTTTGTGCAAGAAAAACACCCCAAACATTTGCCTGCCTTTGTGGAGGTATTGGAGCCGTTTGGGGTGGAAGTGGAGAAGAAGTTTGGTTAG
- a CDS encoding YegP family protein: MYFEIYKDAKGEYRWRLKAANHEIIAQGEGYTSKQNCQHAVDLLKSTTAATPVKEV; this comes from the coding sequence ATGTATTTTGAAATCTATAAAGACGCAAAAGGCGAATACCGTTGGCGTTTGAAAGCAGCCAACCATGAAATCATCGCTCAGGGCGAAGGCTACACCAGCAAGCAAAACTGCCAGCACGCAGTCGATTTGCTGAAAAGCACTACCGCCGCTACCCCTGTAAAAGAGGTATAA
- a CDS encoding N-acetylmuramoyl-L-alanine amidase: protein MGKTVTLTAGHSNTDPGAVNGSDREADLAQDMRNIVAAILRDDYGLTVKTDGTGKGNMPLREAVKLIRGSDVAIEFHTNAAVSKAATGIEALSTVKNKRWCQVLSKAVAKKTGWKLRGEDGFKPDNAGQHSRLAYAQAGGIVFEPFFISNDTDLALFKTTKWGICRAIADAIAMELGAARV from the coding sequence ATGGGCAAAACCGTAACCTTAACCGCTGGACACAGCAACACCGACCCGGGTGCGGTCAACGGAAGCGACCGTGAGGCGGACTTGGCGCAGGATATGCGCAATATCGTGGCTGCTATTTTGCGCGATGACTACGGTTTGACTGTTAAAACCGACGGCACGGGCAAAGGCAATATGCCGCTGCGCGAAGCGGTCAAGCTGATTCGCGGCTCGGATGTGGCGATTGAGTTTCACACCAACGCTGCCGTCAGCAAAGCGGCGACAGGCATCGAAGCCTTGAGTACCGTTAAAAACAAACGCTGGTGTCAGGTGTTGAGCAAAGCCGTTGCCAAGAAAACCGGCTGGAAACTGCGCGGCGAAGACGGCTTTAAACCCGACAATGCGGGCCAGCATTCGCGCCTGGCTTATGCACAAGCCGGCGGCATTGTGTTTGAGCCTTTTTTCATCAGCAACGACACTGATTTGGCCTTGTTTAAGACGACTAAATGGGGCATCTGCCGCGCGATTGCGGACGCGATTGCGATGGAATTGGGGGCGGCAAGAGTATGA
- a CDS encoding Mor transcription activator family protein, translated as MGFEKVEHLLPDTVLDIVDVIGLAATEQLVKAIGGARFKFGKGKVDTERLAILVEAIGEVKTHELLQVYGGEELYVPRCGKALIQLRNHRFYQEFVKLRDIDKKSGLMAMTKLCPKYGISSRTGYTIINEMSRPAAQQAALF; from the coding sequence ATGGGGTTCGAAAAAGTTGAACATTTATTGCCGGATACCGTGTTGGACATTGTGGATGTCATCGGACTGGCAGCGACGGAACAGCTGGTCAAGGCGATTGGCGGGGCGCGGTTTAAATTTGGTAAGGGCAAGGTGGACACCGAGCGTTTGGCAATTTTGGTCGAAGCCATCGGCGAAGTGAAAACACATGAGCTGTTGCAGGTATATGGTGGCGAGGAATTGTATGTCCCACGGTGCGGCAAGGCGTTAATACAGTTGAGAAACCATAGGTTTTATCAGGAGTTTGTCAAATTGCGCGATATTGATAAGAAGAGCGGGCTTATGGCGATGACGAAGCTATGCCCTAAATACGGCATCTCTTCACGAACGGGATATACGATTATCAATGAAATGAGCCGACCTGCGGCACAGCAGGCAGCTTTATTTTAG
- a CDS encoding gp16 family protein → MRRALIAKIKIAQKELGLDDGTYRAVLERVTDKRSCADMDVSELESVVADMRSHGFKPKAKGNPHGKPHLRRTSSAAMLDKVEALLTVGGKHWNYAHAMARRMFGKDKVEYLDDTQLHKLVAALQIAENRKTEKAGGDDGVRKS, encoded by the coding sequence ATGCGCCGGGCGTTGATTGCGAAAATTAAGATTGCTCAAAAGGAGCTGGGCTTGGATGACGGTACCTATCGCGCGGTGTTGGAGCGTGTGACGGATAAGCGGTCGTGTGCGGATATGGATGTTTCTGAACTTGAGTCTGTTGTCGCTGATATGCGGTCGCACGGATTTAAGCCTAAAGCAAAAGGTAACCCACACGGCAAACCGCATCTGCGTCGGACATCATCAGCGGCAATGCTGGACAAAGTCGAAGCCCTGCTGACCGTCGGCGGCAAACATTGGAACTATGCACACGCAATGGCGCGGCGGATGTTTGGTAAGGATAAGGTCGAATATTTAGACGATACGCAGCTACATAAACTGGTTGCTGCGTTGCAGATTGCGGAAAACAGGAAAACGGAAAAAGCGGGTGGGGATGATGGGGTTCGAAAAAGTTGA
- a CDS encoding IS110 family transposase: protein MLIHYIDIAKRNFVIAVSSLSKTKTETNNPKGIAHTIEYLKKHKVALVVTESTGGLEIPAAKAIRRAGIAVIIANPRQTHQFAQSQPLTKTDAKDAKMPAFFAQMTAQKEDSQTMPYQPPTEAEEVLEALVNRRNQPADMRTAEKNRLYQVHETQVGSVKQLIAHFDRLIDELDKQIDNHTHTHFDGKDQVAEQIKGIGSITTATLMAMLPELGRLSHKRIAGLAGIAPHPREGGETKFKSRCFGGRSAVRKALYMATVAATRFEPLIRDFHQRPLSEGKPYKVAVTACMRKLLTISNARMRDYFAENDTAENGIRTA, encoded by the coding sequence TTGTTAATTCACTATATCGACATCGCCAAACGAAACTTCGTCATCGCCGTTTCGTCTTTGTCTAAAACCAAAACCGAAACCAACAACCCCAAAGGTATCGCCCATACTATCGAATACCTTAAAAAACACAAGGTCGCCCTCGTCGTGACGGAAAGTACTGGCGGTCTCGAAATCCCCGCCGCCAAAGCCATCCGCCGAGCAGGCATAGCCGTGATTATCGCCAACCCGCGTCAGACGCATCAGTTTGCCCAATCGCAGCCGCTGACCAAAACCGACGCCAAAGATGCCAAAATGCCCGCCTTCTTCGCACAGATGACGGCACAGAAAGAAGATTCGCAAACCATGCCCTACCAACCGCCCACCGAAGCGGAAGAAGTGTTGGAAGCCTTGGTTAACCGCCGCAACCAACCGGCGGATATGCGGACTGCCGAGAAAAACCGTCTGTATCAGGTTCACGAAACGCAAGTCGGAAGCGTCAAACAACTGATTGCCCATTTTGACCGGCTGATTGACGAATTGGACAAACAAATCGACAACCACACCCACACGCATTTTGACGGCAAAGACCAAGTGGCGGAGCAAATCAAAGGCATCGGTTCGATAACGACGGCTACGCTGATGGCGATGTTGCCCGAATTGGGGCGGCTGTCGCACAAACGGATAGCGGGTTTGGCCGGCATTGCCCCGCACCCGAGGGAGGGCGGGGAAACCAAATTCAAAAGCCGCTGCTTTGGCGGAAGGTCTGCGGTGCGTAAAGCACTGTATATGGCTACCGTGGCAGCGACACGTTTTGAACCGCTTATTCGGGATTTCCACCAACGCCCGCTGTCCGAGGGTAAGCCGTATAAGGTTGCCGTTACGGCATGTATGCGCAAACTGCTGACGATATCGAATGCCCGGATGCGTGATTATTTTGCCGAAAACGATACCGCCGAAAACGGTATCCGGACGGCTTGA
- the purH gene encoding bifunctional phosphoribosylaminoimidazolecarboxamide formyltransferase/IMP cyclohydrolase: MPSIKRALISLSDKTGAVEFARTLHKLGVEILSTGGTAKLLAGAGVPVIEVADYTGFPEMLDGRVKTLHPKIHGGILGRRDLDEHVAKMEEHGIGNIDLVCVNLYPFAATIAKPGCTLEDAIENIDIGGPTMVRSAAKNWKHVAIVTDTADFPAIAAEMEANNGALSDKTRFNLSRKAFSHTAQYDGMISNYLTSLSDGVLSGTPEIGEFPSRFNQSWIKVQDMRYGENPHQRAAFYRDIHPAAGSLAAYKQLQGKELSYNNIADADAAWEAVKSFDAPACVIVKHANPCGVAVAADTLTAYQLAYATDTTSAFGGIIAFNREVDGETVKQITDNQFMEVLMAPKFTAEALEIAAAKKNVRVLEVPLEAGANRFELKRVGGGLLVQTPDIHRINRADLKVVSKRQPTEQEWNDLLFVWNVAKYVKSNAIVFGKGGQTYGIGAGQMSRVDSTRIAARKAQDAGLDLNGACAASDAFFPFRDGVDVIAEQGIKAIIHPAGSMRDQEVFDAADEHGIAMVVTGIRHFRH, from the coding sequence ATGCCTTCCATCAAACGCGCCCTGATCAGCCTGTCCGACAAGACAGGCGCGGTCGAATTTGCCCGAACCCTGCACAAGCTCGGTGTCGAAATCCTATCCACCGGCGGCACGGCGAAGCTGCTTGCCGGTGCGGGCGTTCCCGTGATTGAAGTCGCCGACTACACCGGTTTCCCCGAAATGCTCGACGGCCGCGTGAAAACGCTGCATCCGAAAATCCACGGCGGCATCCTCGGTCGTCGCGATTTGGACGAACACGTCGCCAAGATGGAAGAACACGGCATCGGCAACATCGACCTCGTGTGCGTCAATCTTTACCCCTTCGCTGCCACCATCGCCAAGCCCGGTTGCACACTGGAAGACGCGATTGAAAACATCGACATCGGCGGTCCGACTATGGTGCGCTCCGCCGCGAAAAACTGGAAACACGTCGCCATCGTTACCGACACCGCCGACTTCCCCGCCATCGCCGCCGAAATGGAAGCCAACAACGGCGCGTTGAGCGACAAAACCCGCTTCAACCTCTCGCGCAAAGCGTTCAGCCACACCGCCCAATACGACGGCATGATTTCCAACTACTTAACCTCGCTTTCAGACGGCGTTTTGAGCGGCACGCCCGAAATCGGCGAATTTCCGAGCCGGTTCAACCAAAGCTGGATTAAAGTGCAAGATATGCGCTACGGCGAAAACCCGCACCAACGCGCCGCGTTCTACCGCGATATTCATCCTGCGGCAGGCAGCCTTGCCGCTTATAAACAACTGCAAGGCAAAGAATTGTCGTACAACAACATCGCCGATGCCGATGCCGCTTGGGAAGCCGTCAAATCCTTCGACGCGCCCGCCTGCGTGATTGTGAAGCACGCCAATCCGTGCGGCGTCGCCGTTGCAGCCGATACATTGACCGCCTACCAACTCGCCTACGCCACCGACACCACCAGCGCGTTCGGCGGCATCATCGCCTTCAACCGCGAAGTGGACGGCGAAACCGTGAAACAGATTACCGACAATCAATTTATGGAAGTCCTGATGGCGCCGAAGTTCACCGCCGAAGCCCTCGAAATCGCCGCCGCCAAGAAAAACGTGCGCGTATTGGAAGTGCCGCTTGAGGCAGGCGCAAACCGCTTTGAACTCAAACGCGTCGGCGGCGGACTGTTGGTGCAAACCCCCGACATCCACCGCATCAACCGCGCCGATTTGAAAGTCGTCTCCAAACGCCAACCGACCGAGCAGGAGTGGAACGATTTGCTGTTTGTCTGGAACGTCGCAAAATACGTCAAATCCAACGCCATCGTCTTCGGCAAAGGCGGTCAAACCTACGGCATCGGCGCAGGACAAATGAGCCGCGTGGACAGCACCCGCATTGCCGCCCGCAAAGCGCAGGATGCCGGTCTCGACCTCAACGGCGCATGTGCCGCTTCCGATGCCTTCTTCCCGTTCCGCGACGGCGTGGACGTGATTGCCGAACAGGGCATTAAAGCCATCATCCATCCGGCAGGCTCGATGCGCGATCAAGAAGTCTTCGACGCGGCAGACGAACACGGCATTGCGATGGTGGTAACCGGCATCCGCCACTTCCGCCATTAA
- a CDS encoding chloride channel protein, translating into MGRRKLWFALAAAGVIGGLVGIVLTELMHFIQHTAYGYGADGVYTSFREGVAQASGMRRVAVLTLCGAVAGSGWWLLKRFGKPQIEIKAALKQPLQGLPFLTTVFHVLLQIITVGLGSPLGREVAPREMTAAFAFAGGKRLGLDEGEMRLLIACASGAGLAAVYNVPLASTLFILEAMLGVWTQQAAAAALLTSVIATAVARIGLGDLQQYHPANLAVNTSLLWFSAVIGPILGATAVYFRRSAEKFPFLKRDNPRIIPLAIALFALIGAIAVWFPEILGNGKAGNQLTFGGLTDWQHSLELTAVKWLVVLMALAAGAYGGLITPSMMLGSTIAFAAAAAWNSVFPEMSSESAAVVGAAVFLGVSLKMPLTAIAFILELTYAPVALLMPLCAGMAGAVCVAKKMGFK; encoded by the coding sequence GTGGGACGCAGAAAACTTTGGTTTGCCCTGGCAGCAGCGGGCGTTATCGGCGGTTTGGTCGGCATTGTGCTGACGGAACTGATGCACTTCATACAGCATACGGCATACGGTTATGGCGCGGACGGCGTGTACACTTCGTTCCGCGAAGGCGTGGCACAGGCTTCCGGTATGCGGCGCGTTGCCGTGCTGACGCTGTGCGGCGCGGTCGCAGGCAGCGGCTGGTGGTTGCTGAAACGTTTCGGCAAGCCGCAAATCGAAATCAAAGCCGCCTTGAAACAGCCGTTGCAGGGGCTGCCGTTTCTGACGACGGTTTTCCATGTTCTGCTGCAAATCATAACGGTCGGACTCGGTTCGCCGCTCGGACGCGAAGTCGCCCCGCGCGAAATGACCGCCGCGTTTGCTTTTGCCGGCGGCAAACGCTTGGGTTTGGATGAAGGCGAAATGCGGCTACTGATTGCTTGCGCTTCGGGTGCGGGTTTGGCGGCCGTGTATAACGTGCCGCTCGCCTCGACGCTGTTTATCCTCGAAGCGATGTTGGGCGTGTGGACGCAGCAGGCCGCCGCTGCCGCGTTGCTGACTTCGGTCATTGCCACCGCCGTCGCGCGCATCGGCTTAGGCGACCTGCAGCAATATCATCCCGCCAACCTTGCCGTAAACACTTCATTACTTTGGTTTTCCGCCGTCATCGGCCCGATACTGGGCGCAACGGCGGTATATTTCCGGCGCAGTGCCGAAAAGTTCCCCTTCCTCAAGCGCGACAATCCGAGAATTATTCCTTTGGCGATTGCTTTGTTTGCACTCATCGGCGCGATTGCCGTTTGGTTTCCCGAAATTTTGGGCAACGGCAAAGCAGGCAACCAACTGACCTTTGGCGGATTGACCGACTGGCAGCACAGCCTTGAGCTGACCGCCGTCAAATGGCTGGTCGTCTTGATGGCGCTGGCGGCAGGCGCATACGGCGGCCTGATTACCCCGTCCATGATGCTCGGCAGCACCATCGCCTTTGCCGCAGCCGCCGCGTGGAACAGCGTTTTCCCCGAAATGTCGTCAGAAAGCGCGGCTGTTGTCGGCGCCGCCGTTTTCCTCGGCGTTTCCCTCAAAATGCCACTGACGGCCATAGCCTTTATTTTGGAGCTTACCTACGCCCCCGTTGCCTTGCTTATGCCCTTATGCGCAGGTATGGCAGGCGCAGTATGTGTGGCAAAGAAAATGGGATTCAAATAG